From the genome of Sulfurovum sp. NBC37-1, one region includes:
- the cutA gene encoding divalent-cation tolerance protein CutA, which translates to MNETRYCIVTTTIDNEARAREMGRAMLEAKLIACAQLYPIESLYCWEGSLDESKEFLLQMKTKNEHFPAIKKQILQRHTYEVPEILMTPILDANGAYLAWIERETL; encoded by the coding sequence ATGAATGAAACCAGATACTGCATCGTCACCACGACCATCGACAATGAAGCAAGAGCGAGAGAGATGGGCAGGGCCATGCTTGAAGCAAAACTGATCGCCTGTGCACAGCTTTATCCCATAGAAAGCCTCTACTGCTGGGAAGGTTCTCTTGATGAGAGCAAAGAGTTTCTCCTGCAAATGAAAACAAAAAATGAACACTTCCCTGCGATAAAGAAGCAGATCTTACAAAGGCATACCTACGAGGTACCGGAGATCCTCATGACACCTATACTGGATGCCAACGGAGCATATTTGGCATGGATAGAAAGGGAGACACTGTGA
- a CDS encoding sulfite exporter TauE/SafE family protein — protein MFIELLLVGIFIGSMSGFFGIGGGMILVPILLAIGFEIKDAIGISIIQMVFSSVYGSYLNHKKGSLIVGEGIFVGIGGFAGGYLGGYVTHYVSDTVLQILFLGILLFALFRLFFSKMHIDDSHSKTLNKGLLFFIGLLIGIFSITLGIGGSIILTPILVGLLHYPLKKAISAGLFFVVFSSIAGMISRLMIGTIDFQNGLIVAVASLVGVFGGIWLKDHVHDTHHKSALMLLYLISLVILVRKMFFA, from the coding sequence ATGTTCATAGAACTATTACTTGTCGGTATCTTCATCGGGTCTATGTCCGGTTTTTTCGGTATTGGCGGGGGAATGATCCTCGTACCGATACTGCTTGCTATCGGTTTTGAGATCAAAGATGCCATCGGTATCTCCATCATCCAGATGGTCTTCTCTTCGGTCTACGGCTCCTACCTGAACCATAAAAAGGGTTCCCTGATTGTTGGTGAAGGGATCTTTGTCGGTATCGGCGGTTTTGCCGGGGGGTATCTTGGAGGATATGTGACACATTATGTCTCCGATACGGTGCTGCAGATACTGTTTCTCGGTATATTGCTTTTTGCCCTTTTCAGACTGTTCTTCTCAAAGATGCATATAGACGATTCCCACTCAAAAACCCTGAACAAAGGATTGCTCTTTTTCATAGGATTACTGATCGGTATTTTCTCCATTACCCTGGGGATCGGCGGGTCCATCATTCTGACACCGATCCTGGTAGGCCTGCTGCATTATCCGCTCAAAAAAGCGATCAGCGCCGGGCTTTTCTTTGTTGTCTTCTCATCCATCGCAGGTATGATAAGCCGCCTGATGATAGGCACGATAGACTTCCAGAACGGGCTCATCGTGGCAGTTGCCTCACTGGTGGGTGTATTCGGAGGGATCTGGCTTAAGGACCATGTCCATGACACACACCACAAGTCGGCCTTGATGCTGCTCTATCTTATATCTCTGGTGATCCTGGTCAGGAAGATGTTCTTTGCATAA
- a CDS encoding NAD(P)/FAD-dependent oxidoreductase codes for MSNKMETSKIAYEALNAVEGMSRRDALKVMGLTGGAAMMMGAPTQAQAGPSSDKNVKVLVVGGGAGGIMALVRLHRAMPNAQFTIIAPNEIHLYQPGQVFMAAGLYTHDDVVKPNKDFIPEGVNWIKDEVATFDPDNNKVTTVGGKEVGYDYMVVATGIVYHYDRIKGLTEADIGTNGISSVYLSDLAKGTTKGGEVTWTWFNELKAAAASGKKPTAIYTQPNTPIKCGGAPQKILYLSADHLKKEGLEANYIFATNGGKLFGLPTIAKSLENVQSWYDTITNKFKHNLVAMDVANKVATFERTYEVKGEYDKDLGEYDMITKKEMVDMNYDFIHVVPPMSPPKAVVESKLGWQKGSAKGWLEVDQYTLQHRRYSNVFGIGDVCGIPKGKTGGSARHHGPIVAGNLLAAVNGEPLKEKFDGYTVCPLKVEYGEIIMAEFNYDGLAPTMPFLDPATPRWFWWAFDLYMLKPMYWHLMLRGWF; via the coding sequence ATGTCTAACAAAATGGAAACAAGTAAGATAGCATACGAGGCCTTGAACGCTGTAGAAGGAATGAGCAGAAGAGACGCTTTGAAGGTGATGGGCCTGACAGGCGGTGCAGCAATGATGATGGGCGCTCCTACCCAGGCACAGGCGGGACCAAGTAGTGACAAGAATGTCAAAGTACTTGTCGTTGGTGGCGGTGCCGGAGGTATCATGGCGCTGGTAAGACTGCACAGAGCGATGCCGAATGCACAATTCACCATCATTGCGCCCAACGAGATACATCTCTATCAGCCCGGGCAGGTATTTATGGCTGCGGGGCTCTACACGCATGACGATGTCGTCAAGCCGAACAAAGACTTCATTCCCGAGGGCGTGAACTGGATCAAGGATGAAGTGGCGACATTCGATCCCGACAATAACAAAGTGACCACAGTTGGCGGCAAAGAGGTAGGCTATGACTATATGGTCGTGGCTACAGGTATTGTTTACCACTATGACCGTATCAAGGGATTGACGGAAGCGGATATCGGTACCAATGGGATCTCCTCCGTGTACCTGAGCGATCTTGCCAAAGGTACGACAAAAGGGGGCGAAGTCACCTGGACCTGGTTCAATGAACTCAAGGCGGCGGCAGCTTCAGGCAAGAAGCCGACAGCCATCTATACCCAGCCCAATACGCCTATCAAGTGCGGCGGGGCACCGCAGAAGATCCTCTATCTGAGTGCGGACCACTTGAAAAAAGAAGGGCTGGAGGCGAACTATATCTTCGCTACGAACGGCGGAAAACTCTTTGGTCTTCCGACCATCGCAAAGTCGCTTGAGAACGTGCAGAGCTGGTACGATACCATCACCAACAAATTCAAACACAACCTTGTAGCGATGGATGTTGCCAACAAGGTAGCGACCTTTGAAAGAACGTACGAGGTTAAAGGCGAATACGACAAAGACCTGGGTGAGTACGATATGATCACTAAAAAAGAGATGGTGGATATGAACTATGACTTTATCCATGTCGTACCGCCGATGTCCCCTCCCAAAGCTGTTGTTGAGTCCAAGCTCGGATGGCAGAAAGGGTCTGCAAAAGGCTGGCTTGAGGTCGATCAATATACGCTTCAGCACAGAAGATACTCCAATGTATTCGGCATAGGGGATGTCTGTGGTATTCCCAAAGGAAAGACGGGCGGATCTGCAAGACACCACGGTCCGATCGTTGCGGGCAACCTGCTTGCAGCAGTCAACGGCGAACCGCTGAAAGAGAAGTTTGACGGATATACGGTCTGTCCTCTGAAAGTGGAATATGGCGAGATCATCATGGCGGAATTCAACTATGACGGCCTTGCTCCGACCATGCCGTTCCTCGACCCTGCGACACCGAGATGGTTCTGGTGGGCGTTCGACCTCTATATGCTCAAACCTATGTACTGGCATCTTATGCTCAGAGGCTGGTTTTAA
- the dusB gene encoding tRNA dihydrouridine synthase DusB: MASLDFSKPLYALAPLAGFTDLPFRSVVKKFGVDLTVSEMISSNALVHNSKKTHKMLEKSPREDPYSIQIAGSDLEVIRRAVEIINEQEGVSVIDLNCGCPAPKVVNNLQGSSLLTDLPQMGKVIETIKTHSNKPYTSMKMRLGFNEKNHVEIARIAEASGADYIAVHGRTRAGRYKAPVDYDAIREIKEAVNIPVIANGDIDSPEKAQWVLEHTGADGVMIGRAAVGKPWIFKQIKEGMAQPTSELIKEVVLEHFDQMIDYYDKYGAIIFRKNLHSYSKAGYQGASLFRDRVNRIEDPKEMREVVEEFFSQKFFHEA; the protein is encoded by the coding sequence ATGGCATCCCTCGATTTTTCAAAACCCCTTTATGCTCTGGCCCCTCTCGCGGGCTTTACGGATCTTCCTTTCCGATCGGTTGTCAAAAAATTCGGTGTCGACCTTACCGTTTCCGAAATGATCAGCTCCAACGCACTGGTGCATAACAGTAAGAAAACCCATAAAATGCTTGAAAAGAGCCCGCGGGAAGATCCGTATTCCATCCAGATCGCAGGCTCTGACCTTGAGGTGATAAGGCGTGCCGTGGAGATCATAAACGAGCAGGAAGGGGTGAGCGTCATAGACCTGAACTGCGGCTGTCCCGCTCCCAAAGTGGTCAACAACCTCCAGGGAAGTTCTCTACTGACCGATCTTCCACAGATGGGAAAGGTTATAGAGACCATCAAAACACACTCCAATAAACCCTATACCAGTATGAAGATGCGCCTCGGTTTCAACGAAAAGAACCATGTCGAGATCGCCAGGATCGCAGAGGCGAGTGGAGCGGACTACATTGCAGTGCATGGACGGACCAGAGCAGGACGCTACAAAGCGCCTGTCGATTATGATGCCATCAGGGAGATTAAGGAAGCAGTAAACATTCCGGTCATTGCCAATGGGGATATCGATTCACCCGAAAAAGCACAGTGGGTCCTGGAACATACAGGTGCCGACGGTGTGATGATCGGCCGTGCAGCCGTAGGTAAGCCCTGGATTTTCAAGCAGATAAAAGAAGGCATGGCACAGCCGACTTCTGAACTTATCAAAGAAGTGGTCCTGGAGCATTTTGACCAGATGATCGATTATTATGACAAATACGGGGCGATCATCTTCAGAAAGAATCTTCACTCCTATTCCAAGGCGGGATATCAAGGTGCATCACTCTTTAGAGACAGGGTCAACCGTATAGAAGACCCCAAAGAGATGCGTGAAGTGGTAGAAGAATTCTTTTCTCAGAAATTCTTCCATGAAGCGTAG
- a CDS encoding thioredoxin fold domain-containing protein, with product MKRFLSILLTFSLLQAQSFFTLTGVKQYRILVANTSSKVDKRYNKEIEAMLMEMSKEIGIDMKKDTGTVLVLVLRTILVDQCIGIRIDLELGEYLPRPGSSENVLAITYIDTRRISVDAVEDDLTDTVEEMAEKFALQYKDDNKVLMKVQEDKKNSEKKVLHENFAQEMGYETNYRVAMEKAKKAGKPVMAFITTTYCPWCRKMESRILSKARIDAQIKKKYIPLLLNFDEKAFPKALHKITVTPTVYIIDSKTEKILHTFVGYSSREDILRELK from the coding sequence ATGAAACGGTTTCTTTCTATACTCTTGACATTTTCACTACTTCAGGCCCAGAGCTTCTTTACGCTCACAGGAGTAAAGCAGTACCGTATCCTTGTTGCCAATACTTCATCCAAGGTAGACAAGCGTTATAACAAAGAGATTGAAGCAATGTTGATGGAGATGTCAAAAGAGATCGGTATAGACATGAAAAAAGATACCGGTACAGTTCTGGTGCTGGTATTGCGAACGATTTTGGTGGACCAATGTATCGGTATCAGGATCGATCTGGAGTTGGGTGAGTATCTGCCGCGTCCGGGAAGCAGTGAAAATGTTCTGGCCATCACTTACATCGATACACGAAGGATAAGTGTCGATGCGGTAGAAGATGACCTGACAGATACGGTTGAAGAGATGGCGGAAAAATTTGCACTGCAATACAAAGATGACAACAAAGTGCTTATGAAAGTTCAGGAGGACAAAAAGAATTCAGAGAAAAAAGTATTGCATGAGAATTTTGCACAGGAGATGGGGTATGAGACCAACTATAGGGTTGCTATGGAGAAAGCCAAAAAAGCCGGAAAACCCGTGATGGCATTCATAACGACAACTTACTGTCCCTGGTGTAGAAAAATGGAAAGTCGTATTTTAAGCAAAGCCCGGATCGATGCGCAGATCAAGAAAAAATACATACCGCTACTGCTGAATTTCGATGAAAAAGCTTTCCCCAAAGCACTCCATAAGATCACTGTGACACCGACAGTATACATAATCGACAGCAAAACGGAAAAGATCCTGCATACTTTTGTCGGCTACAGCAGTAGAGAGGATATTCTTAGAGAGTTGAAATGA
- the dksA gene encoding RNA polymerase-binding protein DksA, which translates to MLTQEELKEFENKLLDRRVQIEKNLNGTALELEGMRNLDLNDEGDYAAASAETAVDSAILEQQRKELAEIDLALDKIKNGTYGICEMCEEPIGKARLEVKNFARFCITCREINEKEQQ; encoded by the coding sequence ATGTTGACACAGGAAGAACTGAAAGAGTTTGAGAACAAGTTGCTGGACAGACGTGTTCAGATAGAGAAGAACCTTAACGGAACCGCACTTGAACTGGAGGGTATGAGAAATCTCGATCTTAATGACGAGGGTGATTATGCTGCAGCATCTGCCGAAACAGCAGTCGATAGCGCGATTTTGGAGCAACAACGTAAAGAATTAGCGGAAATTGACCTTGCTTTGGATAAAATAAAAAACGGAACTTACGGTATTTGTGAAATGTGTGAAGAGCCTATCGGAAAGGCACGACTTGAAGTGAAGAACTTTGCACGTTTCTGTATCACTTGCCGTGAGATAAACGAAAAAGAACAACAATAA
- a CDS encoding 23S rRNA (pseudouridine(1915)-N(3))-methyltransferase RlmH, with product MKINVIIIDKKGKDQLYAPLIEHYKKISKPFAKVEVIELFDKEIAKAQDISPEAAQRSYSKALEKYLGSGINIALDPASKEVDSFEFAKLLKDSVTVNFYIGGAYGFERDFLSKCNNAVSFGKITLSHKLVKVVLMEQIFRGLTINHNHPYHK from the coding sequence ATGAAAATAAACGTCATTATTATCGATAAAAAGGGAAAAGACCAGCTTTATGCCCCTTTGATCGAACACTATAAAAAAATATCCAAACCCTTTGCTAAAGTCGAAGTGATCGAGCTTTTTGACAAAGAGATCGCAAAAGCACAGGATATCTCACCTGAAGCAGCACAGAGATCTTACAGCAAAGCACTGGAGAAATATTTGGGCAGTGGCATAAATATCGCTTTGGATCCTGCTTCAAAAGAGGTGGACAGTTTCGAATTCGCGAAATTGCTTAAGGATAGCGTGACTGTAAACTTCTACATTGGCGGTGCATACGGCTTTGAGAGGGATTTTTTAAGCAAATGTAATAATGCCGTATCATTTGGTAAAATAACGCTTTCACATAAACTGGTGAAGGTTGTGTTGATGGAGCAGATATTCAGAGGGCTGACCATCAATCATAATCACCCATATCACAAATAA
- a CDS encoding bacteriohemerythrin: protein MKKVDIFPWDDNFNTGIEIIDTQHYQLVSIINRLAMNTTHRIGDLNIIFEELIDYTLYHFKTEESIWHKYLPDNSLEIEHQATHQGFIDKVLRFKSEQFTSSSDKLSEETLSFLATWLASHILESDRYMAQIVLSLQNGFSLAEAKVHAKEKMGELTSLLINIILSRYKTLSSNTIDLLNEIKSRQDKEEKLKLAASVFSHAREGIIITDAENKIIEVNDTFISMTGYKREEVLGKNPKLLKSGKHDSGFYAEIWRSISEKDYWSGEIINRRKNGEEYMEMLTISAILDDQGKPKNYVALFTDITTKKEHQKQLEHIAHYDVLTSLPNRVLLADRLSQALHSSRRNNLVLGVAFIDIDGFKEINDTYGHNTGDDLLITLSSRMKGALRNNDTLARIGGDEFIVVFTDLKKPEDCHPMLERLLQVTSAPIILNNKSMSVSASIGLSIAAPDKEIDADQLIRQADQAMYQAKQSGKNRYSVFDIEKDSAVNIKRERLNQISKAMDNREFVLYYQPKVNMTTGEVIGVEALIRWEHPDHGLLLPGEFLPIIENNMISIKLGDWVIETALSQIETWQRQGLDISISVNINALQLQQIDFVSRLEELLSMHATVDPSLLELEVLETSVIDDITQVSNVMHRCIDLGVRFALDDFGTGYSSLTYLRRLPAHLIKIDQIFVRDMLIDPDDQAIIEGVIGLSKAFGRKVIAEGVETIEHAKALLQIGCELGQGYGIAKAMKASDIQEWIKSWKSNTMWSKFVYDQKDFNVHLEVNHQHWINALQGYLNGKQENLPPMNSDKCHFGKWLQNEGHEQYGQHPAFPMLINIHERLHVLGRELVDLYTQGKQDEAQLREVELLAIYSEQVNKIKEILS, encoded by the coding sequence ATGAAAAAGGTGGATATTTTTCCATGGGATGATAATTTCAATACAGGTATTGAAATTATAGATACCCAGCATTATCAATTAGTTTCAATTATCAATCGCTTAGCTATGAATACTACCCATAGAATAGGCGACCTTAATATTATTTTTGAGGAGCTTATTGATTATACACTTTATCATTTTAAAACAGAAGAAAGTATTTGGCATAAGTACCTTCCTGATAATTCACTCGAAATAGAACATCAAGCTACGCATCAAGGGTTTATCGATAAGGTATTACGATTTAAATCTGAGCAATTTACGTCATCTTCCGATAAACTTTCTGAAGAGACATTAAGTTTTTTGGCTACTTGGCTTGCTTCACATATCCTTGAGTCAGATCGTTATATGGCACAAATAGTGCTTTCTTTACAGAATGGATTTTCTTTGGCAGAGGCAAAAGTGCATGCAAAAGAAAAAATGGGTGAATTGACTTCTCTTCTAATCAATATAATCTTATCGAGATACAAGACCCTTTCTTCTAATACAATAGACCTTCTAAATGAGATAAAAAGTCGTCAAGATAAAGAGGAAAAGTTAAAACTTGCTGCCAGCGTTTTCAGTCATGCCCGTGAAGGCATCATCATTACTGATGCCGAAAATAAAATTATCGAAGTGAATGACACATTTATATCTATGACAGGCTATAAGCGTGAAGAAGTTTTGGGCAAAAACCCTAAATTACTCAAGTCAGGAAAACACGATTCTGGATTTTATGCTGAAATATGGAGATCAATTAGTGAAAAGGATTATTGGAGTGGTGAAATAATTAATCGTCGAAAAAATGGCGAGGAGTATATGGAAATGCTTACTATCAGTGCGATATTAGATGATCAGGGAAAGCCAAAGAATTATGTAGCATTATTTACTGATATCACTACAAAAAAAGAACATCAAAAACAGTTAGAACATATTGCCCATTATGATGTTCTAACCAGCCTTCCTAACCGAGTATTGTTGGCAGATCGTCTCTCTCAAGCTTTACATAGTAGTCGACGAAATAATCTGGTTTTAGGTGTTGCATTTATTGATATTGATGGCTTCAAAGAGATCAACGATACATATGGACACAATACGGGAGATGACCTGCTGATCACACTCTCCTCGCGTATGAAAGGCGCTTTACGAAATAATGATACATTAGCAAGAATTGGAGGAGATGAATTCATAGTTGTATTTACTGATTTAAAAAAACCTGAAGATTGTCACCCAATGTTAGAGCGATTGTTACAAGTAACCTCTGCTCCCATTATCCTCAATAATAAAAGTATGAGTGTTTCCGCGAGCATAGGACTAAGTATCGCAGCTCCCGATAAAGAGATAGATGCGGATCAGCTTATACGTCAAGCAGATCAGGCGATGTATCAAGCGAAACAATCTGGTAAGAACCGTTACTCTGTGTTTGATATAGAAAAAGATAGTGCTGTGAATATCAAAAGAGAAAGATTAAATCAGATTAGTAAAGCAATGGATAATCGTGAATTTGTCCTCTATTACCAGCCTAAAGTGAATATGACTACGGGTGAAGTGATTGGTGTTGAAGCATTGATACGTTGGGAACACCCGGATCATGGTTTACTTCTTCCAGGAGAGTTCTTACCGATTATTGAAAACAACATGATAAGCATAAAGTTAGGTGACTGGGTTATCGAAACAGCGCTTAGTCAGATCGAAACATGGCAAAGACAGGGATTAGATATCTCTATCAGTGTCAACATTAATGCGCTCCAACTACAGCAAATAGATTTTGTATCACGTTTGGAAGAACTATTGAGTATGCATGCTACCGTTGATCCTAGTCTTTTAGAACTGGAAGTACTTGAAACGAGCGTAATAGATGATATAACACAGGTTTCTAACGTTATGCATAGGTGTATAGATCTTGGTGTGCGGTTTGCATTGGATGATTTCGGAACCGGATATTCCTCCCTGACATACCTTAGACGTTTACCTGCACATTTAATTAAAATAGATCAAATTTTTGTACGCGATATGCTTATTGACCCTGATGATCAGGCAATAATTGAGGGTGTAATAGGTCTATCTAAAGCATTTGGGAGAAAAGTAATTGCTGAAGGTGTAGAAACCATAGAACATGCTAAAGCGCTCTTACAAATCGGTTGTGAACTGGGACAGGGATATGGAATTGCAAAAGCGATGAAAGCTTCAGATATTCAAGAGTGGATTAAATCATGGAAATCAAATACTATGTGGAGTAAGTTTGTGTATGATCAAAAAGACTTTAATGTTCATTTAGAAGTTAATCATCAACACTGGATTAATGCTTTACAAGGGTATTTAAATGGTAAACAAGAGAATCTTCCACCAATGAATTCAGATAAATGTCATTTTGGAAAGTGGTTGCAAAATGAGGGACATGAACAGTATGGTCAGCATCCTGCATTTCCCATGCTGATTAATATACATGAACGCCTCCATGTACTCGGTCGAGAACTTGTTGATCTTTATACACAAGGTAAGCAGGATGAAGCTCAATTACGTGAAGTTGAGTTATTGGCAATATACAGTGAACAAGTCAATAAAATAAAAGAAATATTATCTTGA
- a CDS encoding leucyl/phenylalanyl-tRNA--protein transferase, which produces MDTIQLGIYHLPYDLLIDREFLEENIYSDMRKNYYWSEDFTPVYYIAQAKAGFIAVTDYFEEDELLLPEIQFAYVLLNFKDLHISRKVQELLKRKALSIEIGTELDTVAQAIELTHRNNWLTPRYLKMLKETEGKDENFKVISVTLREEEKLIAGEIGYIIGRTYTSLSGFSRRAKPYNNYGTAQLVLLAQHLETEGFAFWNLGQPYMDYKFTLGAKVYERPEFLKRWFEATGQ; this is translated from the coding sequence ATGGATACGATTCAGCTCGGCATATATCATCTACCCTATGACCTTCTGATCGATCGGGAATTTCTTGAGGAGAATATCTATTCGGATATGCGTAAAAACTATTATTGGAGCGAAGATTTTACACCTGTGTATTATATTGCACAGGCTAAAGCAGGCTTTATAGCGGTCACCGACTATTTCGAGGAGGATGAACTGCTGCTTCCCGAGATACAGTTCGCCTACGTCCTGCTCAACTTCAAAGACCTCCATATCAGCAGAAAAGTACAGGAACTACTCAAACGAAAAGCACTCAGCATCGAGATAGGCACAGAACTCGATACCGTTGCCCAGGCCATAGAGCTGACACACAGGAACAACTGGCTGACACCACGTTACCTGAAGATGCTCAAAGAGACAGAAGGGAAAGATGAGAACTTCAAGGTCATCTCCGTTACACTCAGAGAAGAGGAAAAGCTCATTGCCGGAGAGATAGGCTATATCATAGGCAGGACATACACCAGCCTGAGCGGATTCAGCCGTAGAGCAAAACCCTATAACAATTACGGTACAGCCCAACTGGTACTGCTGGCACAACACCTTGAAACCGAAGGCTTCGCATTCTGGAATCTTGGACAACCCTATATGGATTACAAATTTACTTTGGGTGCAAAAGTCTATGAACGGCCTGAATTTTTGAAACGCTGGTTCGAGGCAACCGGGCAATAA
- a CDS encoding fumarylacetoacetate hydrolase family protein has product MKTVRYRNENVPVSKVVCIGRNYVEHIEELGNEIPQNMVVFNKPNSAISDRLHYFSEQCRFEGEICFLIREGKIDGVGFGLDLTHADIQNHLKKKGLPWERAKAFDKSAVLSDFVPLNEPVESLHMKLYINDTLVQFATYELMMYKPHTMLEEIQQFMTLEDNDIIMSGTPKGVSTYNLGDTFRGEVYAGEMLLVSVEWKAEQQ; this is encoded by the coding sequence ATGAAAACTGTAAGATATCGGAATGAGAATGTTCCTGTCTCGAAAGTGGTCTGCATAGGCAGGAACTATGTAGAACATATTGAAGAACTCGGTAACGAAATACCTCAGAACATGGTAGTGTTCAACAAACCGAATTCGGCCATTTCTGACAGGCTTCACTACTTTTCCGAGCAGTGCCGTTTCGAAGGTGAGATCTGCTTCCTGATACGAGAGGGAAAGATCGATGGTGTAGGATTCGGGCTTGATCTTACCCATGCCGACATACAGAACCATCTCAAGAAGAAAGGACTGCCATGGGAACGTGCCAAAGCTTTTGACAAATCAGCAGTCCTCAGTGATTTTGTACCTCTGAACGAGCCAGTGGAGAGTTTGCATATGAAGCTTTACATCAATGATACGCTGGTCCAGTTCGCCACGTATGAACTGATGATGTACAAACCCCATACGATGCTTGAAGAGATACAGCAGTTTATGACACTTGAAGACAACGATATTATAATGAGCGGTACGCCCAAAGGCGTCTCAACCTATAATTTGGGGGATACTTTCAGGGGTGAAGTTTATGCAGGGGAAATGCTATTGGTATCTGTAGAGTGGAAAGCAGAGCAGCAATAA
- a CDS encoding trimeric intracellular cation channel family protein yields MFEIAEYIGIIAFAISGFFVAVRSRLDFLGVLISVFLTALGGGIIRDVVVGRTPYAFTYNTPAVIVITVMILLILLKFHKKESIENRPLFIFSDSVGLISFSITGAMIALESQVNLTGVLALAFATAVGGGITRDVIINEVPFVFKTGFYGTVALLVSLLVYLLHMQGWMNYYTLSVVFVFGVMLRIVAYYRKWSIPLV; encoded by the coding sequence ATGTTTGAAATCGCAGAATATATTGGTATCATCGCTTTTGCCATTTCCGGTTTTTTCGTGGCGGTCAGAAGCAGGCTTGATTTTCTCGGTGTACTCATTTCGGTCTTTCTGACTGCACTTGGGGGAGGGATCATCCGCGATGTCGTAGTCGGAAGAACACCCTATGCCTTTACCTACAATACTCCCGCTGTCATCGTCATTACGGTGATGATATTGCTGATACTCCTGAAGTTCCATAAAAAAGAGAGCATTGAGAACCGGCCCCTTTTCATTTTCAGTGACTCGGTAGGGCTGATCTCTTTCAGTATCACCGGAGCGATGATCGCTTTGGAGAGTCAGGTAAACCTGACCGGCGTGCTGGCTTTGGCATTCGCCACTGCAGTAGGAGGGGGTATTACGAGAGATGTCATCATCAACGAGGTCCCTTTTGTTTTCAAGACCGGCTTTTACGGTACGGTTGCGCTTCTGGTCTCACTGCTTGTCTATCTGCTGCATATGCAGGGATGGATGAACTATTATACACTGAGTGTGGTCTTTGTATTCGGAGTAATGCTTCGTATCGTCGCTTATTACAGAAAATGGTCCATTCCTCTGGTTTGA